The following proteins come from a genomic window of Hydractinia symbiolongicarpus strain clone_291-10 chromosome 2, HSymV2.1, whole genome shotgun sequence:
- the LOC130630308 gene encoding ribosomal RNA processing protein 36 homolog → MDSFQQSSEMFDEKDNEEELRNELADIPLGELQKLKETVGLKKYSKAVFGSWKPQTYDNWRTLPKKNIEGEKVEQNKSGSQEQKSKSEPISMSSKIKNFRVRKVITNIKRAKRDPRFDDLSGKLNEELFEKSYGFVEVMKKEEMQSVKKQLKKVRNKEKKADLHKLLQRMEQKDQETLNLKKRKEKDRERKKSELRLAKEGKKPYYLKKSEKKKLDLAEKYCELRKNGQLNKYLTNKRKRNAAKEKKKLPNR, encoded by the coding sequence atggatagTTTTCAGCAGAGTAGTGAAATGTTTGATGAAAAGGATAACGAAGAAGAATTAAGAAATGAGTTAGCTGATATTCCACTTGGTGAACTACAAAAGCTAAAGGAAACTGTAGGTCTTAAAAAGTACAGCAAAGCTGTGTTTGGCTCGTGGAAACCTCAGACATATGATAATTGGCGAACTTTGCCAAAAAAGAACATTGAGGGTGAAAAAGTAGAGCAGAATAAAAGTGGGTCACAAGAGCAAAAAAGTAAAAGTGAACCTATCTCAATGTCCTCAAAGATCAAAAACTTTAGAGTGAGAAAGGTTATTACAAATATTAAAAGAGCTAAAAGAGATCCTAGATTTGATGATCTTTCTGGGAAATTAAATGAggaattatttgaaaaatcttACGGTTTTGTAGAAGttatgaaaaaagaagaaatgcaATCTGTTAAAAAGCAACTTAAGAAAgtaagaaacaaagaaaaaaaagctgATCTCCATAAATTGCTCCAAAGGATGGAGCAAAAGGATCAAGAAACACTGAATTTAaagaagagaaaagaaaaagatagGGAGAGAAAAAAATCAGAACTTCGTTTAGCAAAAGAAgggaaaaagccatattacttgAAAAAGTCAGAGAAAAAGAAACTTGACTTGGCAGAAAAGTATTGCGAATTAAGGAAAAACGGACAGCTTAATAAATATTTAACTAACAAGAGGAAACGCAACGCAgccaaagaaaaaaagaaacttccTAATCGCTAA
- the LOC130630306 gene encoding target of rapamycin complex subunit lst8-like — protein MGVDQVLLATAGYDHTIRFWQAHSGVCMRTVQHPDSQVNAMEITPDRQLLSAAGYQHIRMYDIPSANPNPVINYDGVSKNVTAVGFQENGKWMFTGGEDKSVRIWDMRSRNLQCQRIYQVNAPVTSVVLHPNQAQLIVGDQSGAINMWDLKTDHNEQLIPETDAVIQSVAVDQEGKFMASVNNKGMCYVWRLTGGAREEKTIFYPQQRIPAHVKYGLKCLFSPDSSLLATTSADGTLKLWNTSDFTLFKTLSDPSKRWVWDCSFSEDSHYIITASSDSNGRLWNVDKAEIIREYTGHQKAIVCLAFKDVKS, from the exons ATGGGTGTAGATCAAGTTTTACTAGCTACAGCAGGTTATGATCATACTATTCGCTTTTGGCAAGCACACAGCGGTGTATGCATGAGGACAGTTCAGCACCCTGACTCCCAAGTTAATGCAATGGAAATTACACCAGATCGTCAATTACTATCAGCTGCAGGCTATCAACATATACGTATGTATGACATTCCATCAGCCAACCCTAATCCCGTCATAAATTATGATGGGGTTTCAAAGAATGTTACAGCAGTCGGTTTTCAGGAAAATGGCAAGTGGATGTTTACTGGAGGTGAAGACAAATCAGTAAGGATTTGGGATATGCGTTCGAGGAATTTACAATGTCAACGGATATATCAGGTCAATGCACCAGTAACTTCTGTGGTTTTACATCCAAACCAAGCACAACTCATTGTTGGTGATCAAAGTGGTGCAATTAATATGTGGGATTTAAAGACAGACCATAATGAACAACTTATACCAGAAACAG ATGCGGTCATACAGTCAGTTGCAGTGGATCAAGAGGGCAAGTTCATGGCGTCCGTCAACAACAAGGGAATGTGTTATGTGTGGAGGTTAACTGGTGGAGCGCGAGAAGAAAAGACTATATTTTACCCACAACAAAGAATTCCAGCGCATGTAAAGTATGGATTAAAGTGTTTGTTTAGCCCCGATTCCAGCCTACTTGCAACCACTTCAGCAGACGGAACTTTAAAGCTTTGGAATACATCCGATTTTACGTTATTCAAAACATTGTCGGACCCATCGAAGAGATGGGTATGGGACTGCTCGTTCTCAGAGGACTCGCACTATATTATAACAGCTTCATCGGACAGCAATGGTAGACTGTGGAATGTCGACAAGGCTGAGATAATCCGAGAATATACTGGCCATCAAAAAGCTATAGTCTGTCTTGCTTTTAAGGATGTTAAAAGTTAA
- the LOC130630303 gene encoding stabilizer of axonemal microtubules 1-like has protein sequence MGTGNNPKLLCICQICTCGRHHCIHHPKAGIKAKGPCVLTEYKDTYRKFSNYELSRPVKPDAATKLSNDPFDSNTLYKQVYVPHPLEARSKREQQKYTKPDGNFDGISSYQHDYIEKFADKMPSAKPAYHPTKSDRPFSGKTVHRETYRPWELPVNRGIRHPPALKLPSSKFDHKTTFQNDYQGHKGRGREPIKPPEPALSVGNGDFANETTTRHDYTKKNALPEKSAKPPQQVLRHTDPFDHRSTFQHTYQWPNGRPADSCKPEEMTRCSSQPLDSDTTHRITYRPWDLPRRQGWKPRSGWVAPSDPFDHKTTFQHDYAGKPVAPAKSARPDYHRLAPGEFDGLTTHKNAFKPWEVNPRSACRPIEGYHGPYGKFDGQTTFQADYKGLSALRPDLCIPKGGGFAFDGPQDFSTMYRDIYLGQRPPSCPAKYLEARKDLRSRNGYMFKADRNGHQFFKPPNVSDSVEQLQFTSQPQMHGSVEVLAV, from the exons ATGGGAACTGGGAATAATCCAAAACTGTTATGTATATGCCAGATCTGTACATGCGG ccGACATCATTGTATTCACCACCCAAAGGCTGGTATTAAAGCAAAGGGTCCTTGTGTACTTACGGAGTACAAAGATACGTATCGTAAATTCTCAAATTACGAGTTATCAAGACCAGTTAAGCCAGATGCAGCAACTAAACTTAGCAATGACCCATTTGACTCAAATACTTTGTATAAACAAGTGTACGTACCACATCCACTCGAAGCACGGAGTAAGCGAGAgcaacaaaagtatacaaaaccAGATGGCAACTTTGATGGTATATCTAGTTATCAACATGATTACATCGAAAAGTTTGCAGATAAAATGCCTTCTGCTAAACCAGCATATCATCCAACTAAATCAGATAGGCCATTCAGTGGAAAAACCGTGCATAGAGAAACGTACAGGCCATGGGAATTACCAGTAAATCGTGGCATTCGTCATCCACCAGCACTTAAATTACCATCAAGCAAGTTTGACCATAAAACGACGTTTCAAAATGATTATCAGGGTCATAAAGGTCGTGGTAGAGAACCCATCAAGCCACCAGAGCCTGCCTTATCGGTTGGTAATGGAGATTTCGCAAATGAAACAACAACTAGACATGACTACACAAAGAAAAATGCACTGCCAGAGAAATCCGCGAAGCCACCGCAACAGGTTCTTAGACATACTGATCCATTTGATCACAGAAGCACCTTTCAGCATACGTATCAATGGCCTAATGGACGACCTGCAGATAGTTGCAAGCCCGAAGAGATGACCAGATGTTCAAGCCAACCTTTAGATTCTGATACAACTCATAGAATAACCTACCGACCATGGGACTTACCTAGACGGCAGGGATGGAAACCCAGGAGTGGTTGGGTTGCACCTTCGGATCCATTTGATCATAAAACAACGTTTCAGCATGATTATGCTGGAAAACCCGTTGCACCAGCAAAAAGCGCCCGGCCAGATTATCACCGACTTGCCCCTGGTGAATTTGATGGCCTGACCACTcataaaaatgcttttaaaccTTGGGAGGTGAACCCACGCTCTGCTTGTCGACCTATTGAAGGTTATCACGGGCCGTATGGTAAATTTGATGGTCAAACCACATTTCAAGCGGACTATAAAGGCTTGAGCGCGTTGAGACCAGATTTGTGCATTCCTAAAGGTGGCGGATTTGCATTTGATGGACCTCAAGATTTCTCCACAATGTATCGTGATATATATCTAGGTCAGAGACCTCCAAGTTGCCCAGCAAAGTATCTAGAGGCTAGAAAGGACTTACGTTCAAGAAATGGTTACATGTTCAAAGCTGATCGAAATGGGCATCAGTTTTTCAAGCCGCCGAATGTTAGCGATTCTGTTGAACAACTTCAGTTTACATCTCAACCGCAGATGCATGGTTCTGTAGAAGTACTTGCTGTATAG
- the LOC130629998 gene encoding uncharacterized protein LOC130629998, with translation METKTFLDRWEVKHRLSSSYNPRSNGRAEMVVKSMKRLLSDNVSLNGEINTYASPRQFYSNTPDPGNGISPAEGIFGKPLRDCFPVKPKSQIFTNEKVRPVWTDLWKNRKDTLRARFARQTKALSAKTRNLPPL, from the coding sequence ATGGAAACCAAAACTTTCCTAGACAGATGGGAAGTGAAGCATCGACTATCGTCCTCGTACAACCCTCGGTCAAACGGACGCGCCGAAATGGTTGTAAAATCAATGAAAAGACTACTCTCGGATAACGTTTCACTTAATGGAGAAATCAACACGTATGCTTCACCAAGGCAATTTTACAGCAACACACCTGACCCGGGAAACGGCATCTCACCAGCTGAAGGAATATTTGGAAAACCCCTCAGAGACTGTTTCCCAGTGAAGCCTAAATCACAAATTTTCACTAACGAAAAAGTAAGACCTGTCTGGACCGACTTATGGAAAAATCGTAAAGACACATTGAGAGCACGGTTTGCACGGCAAACAAAGGCGCTGTCAGCGAAGACAAGAAACCTTCCACCACTCTAA